In Stieleria varia, one genomic interval encodes:
- a CDS encoding glycosyltransferase family 4 protein: MPLTVCLVETALPSSKGSMRRYADIIASAFAGDDRIHVERACVAGDVQRLPGKLRTLAHHASVVRNGRRLAKQSDAHLFHVIDGSHGYLARVLRHYKTVVTVHDVIPKLQSMGKFETASPGFLSRKIINFSLSGLPFADHLIFDSQSTLNDVAGLGISNRGKHSILFPPLEDQFSIRKIDTTSTRPADLSVPFVFHIGNNGFYKNRKGVIEVFARVAAEIPHRLILAGPPPTLEHLDRVRQLQLTERVAFESYPSDERVHLLYRHADVLMFPSFYEGFGWPPIEAMALGCPVVCSNGGSLGEVVGDAALVSGVGDVEAMAGNLLRLLSDSDLSSTMRAKGAEHASAFGIGEFSDTLRQIYLDVVG; the protein is encoded by the coding sequence ATGCCCCTCACCGTCTGTCTTGTTGAAACCGCATTGCCTAGTTCCAAGGGCAGCATGCGTCGTTATGCGGATATCATCGCATCGGCGTTTGCCGGCGACGATAGGATTCACGTCGAGCGTGCGTGCGTCGCAGGCGATGTGCAGCGCTTGCCTGGGAAATTACGCACACTCGCCCATCATGCGTCGGTGGTGCGAAATGGACGGCGACTTGCGAAGCAATCGGACGCGCACTTGTTTCACGTCATCGATGGCAGCCATGGCTATCTTGCTCGTGTACTGCGACACTATAAAACGGTTGTTACGGTTCATGACGTCATCCCTAAGCTGCAGTCCATGGGAAAATTTGAGACAGCGTCCCCTGGGTTTCTCTCTCGCAAGATCATTAATTTTTCCCTCAGCGGACTTCCGTTTGCGGATCATTTGATTTTCGATAGTCAGTCGACCCTGAACGATGTTGCTGGGCTAGGGATATCCAATCGAGGCAAGCACAGTATCTTGTTTCCGCCGTTGGAGGACCAATTCTCAATTCGCAAGATCGATACAACCTCAACGAGACCTGCTGATCTGAGCGTCCCGTTCGTGTTTCATATCGGGAATAACGGTTTCTACAAGAACCGAAAGGGAGTGATTGAGGTTTTCGCCAGAGTGGCCGCAGAGATTCCACACAGATTGATCCTCGCAGGCCCACCTCCTACTCTAGAGCATCTGGATCGCGTGAGACAGTTGCAGTTAACAGAAAGGGTGGCGTTCGAATCCTATCCATCGGACGAACGAGTTCATCTCTTGTATCGACATGCAGACGTCTTGATGTTCCCGAGCTTCTACGAAGGTTTCGGCTGGCCACCGATCGAAGCGATGGCACTTGGGTGCCCCGTGGTTTGCAGCAACGGCGGATCGCTTGGAGAGGTGGTGGGAGATGCGGCGTTGGTATCTGGAGTGGGGGACGTTGAAGCGATGGCGGGGAATCTGTTGCGTTTGCTGTCCGACAGCGATTTGTCGAGCACGATGCGAGCAAAAGGGGCCGAGCACGCGAGTGCGTTTGGGATCGGCGAATTTTCAGATACGTTGAGGCAAATCTATCTTGACGTTGTCGGCTGA
- a CDS encoding glycosyltransferase family 2 protein yields MTHRIPVSVIVLAKNEEQNIVRCLGSLHWAEELVVVDDRSTDRTAELARLHGARVVDHPFESFAQQRNWALREGGLRNDWVLMLDADEVSTPEFAAEIQRAIIDASNDTVAFRTCRKTMLGDAWLRRSDSFPVWIMRLVRRDRAWFADSGHGEVPVPEVDGEMGTIREPFVHHPFSRGLNDWWQRHIRYAEREARLEMLSATQLSWSDLIKSDASKRRRALRELARRMPCRGSLRFIYQYIVKRGFLDGRAGLQFCRMMGCYERMIVVKKWELSQER; encoded by the coding sequence ATGACCCATCGGATTCCTGTCTCCGTCATCGTCCTTGCAAAGAACGAAGAGCAGAACATCGTGAGATGCCTAGGATCGCTGCATTGGGCCGAAGAGTTGGTTGTCGTAGACGATCGTTCGACGGACCGTACCGCTGAACTGGCGCGTCTACACGGAGCCCGAGTGGTCGATCATCCCTTTGAGTCTTTTGCTCAGCAACGCAATTGGGCGCTACGAGAAGGTGGACTCAGAAATGATTGGGTGCTGATGCTCGACGCAGACGAAGTGTCAACGCCGGAGTTTGCAGCCGAGATCCAGCGAGCGATTATCGACGCATCCAACGATACCGTCGCCTTTCGGACTTGTCGAAAGACCATGCTGGGTGACGCTTGGCTGCGTCGTAGCGACAGCTTTCCGGTTTGGATCATGCGACTCGTGCGACGTGACCGCGCATGGTTTGCCGATAGCGGCCACGGTGAAGTGCCCGTTCCCGAGGTCGATGGCGAGATGGGAACCATCAGAGAACCGTTCGTACATCATCCGTTCAGCCGAGGGTTGAACGACTGGTGGCAGCGTCACATACGCTACGCGGAACGGGAAGCACGACTGGAGATGCTCTCAGCGACGCAGTTGTCGTGGAGCGACTTGATCAAGTCCGACGCGAGCAAGCGTCGTCGTGCCTTAAGGGAGCTAGCGCGCAGGATGCCGTGTCGTGGCAGCCTGCGATTCATCTATCAGTACATCGTCAAGCGAGGTTTTCTTGACGGCCGGGCAGGTCTGCAATTCTGCCGAATGATGGGATGCTACGAGCGAATGATCGTGGTCAAGAAATGGGAGCTGTCCCAGGAACGCTAG
- a CDS encoding glycosyltransferase encodes MKLAFVTSHPIQYQVPVFRHLSGFDDIDFQVLFAMLPDAAAQGAGFGMEFEWDVPLLDGYQHHVLENVADNPGVTHFSGCDTPGIVDQLRTRKIDAVVVNGWVVKTCVQTLRACKKLKIPCIVRGEANHLRPRPWWKKVLQRQLIRRYDAYLPIGSANRDFYASYGVRGEQMFDARYCIENDRFERAAQSMRSERGELRRQWSIPADAVCFLFCGKFEKKKHPVELVKAFGDAVRLAKERHAQHALHLLMVGDGELRAECERLVAESGLPVTFAGFLNQSEIVGSYVACDCLVLPSDHGETWGLVVNEAMACGRPAIVSDQVGCERDLIVEGETGFSFAFGDWDSLTQRMMQAASCDVDLSSMGSKAFELIRKYSPLAAAEGIRDAARYVVR; translated from the coding sequence ATGAAGCTCGCTTTCGTCACCAGCCATCCGATTCAATATCAAGTTCCCGTCTTCCGGCATCTGAGTGGATTTGATGACATCGACTTTCAAGTTCTGTTTGCGATGCTGCCTGATGCTGCGGCACAGGGTGCCGGTTTCGGCATGGAGTTTGAATGGGACGTCCCGTTGCTGGATGGATATCAGCACCACGTGCTGGAGAACGTTGCCGACAACCCAGGCGTGACCCACTTTAGTGGTTGCGACACACCAGGGATTGTCGATCAATTGAGAACCCGAAAGATCGATGCGGTGGTGGTCAATGGATGGGTAGTGAAAACGTGTGTGCAGACATTGAGAGCCTGCAAGAAGCTCAAGATTCCGTGCATTGTTCGCGGCGAAGCGAATCACTTGCGGCCGCGGCCGTGGTGGAAAAAGGTGTTGCAGCGGCAGCTGATTCGTCGCTACGACGCCTACTTGCCCATCGGTTCCGCGAATCGTGATTTCTACGCGAGCTACGGTGTGCGGGGCGAGCAGATGTTTGATGCCCGGTATTGTATCGAGAATGATCGGTTTGAACGGGCCGCACAGTCGATGAGGAGCGAGCGTGGTGAGTTGCGACGCCAGTGGAGTATCCCGGCGGACGCGGTTTGCTTTCTGTTCTGTGGCAAGTTTGAAAAGAAAAAACATCCGGTGGAATTGGTCAAAGCGTTTGGTGATGCGGTACGGCTTGCCAAAGAACGTCATGCGCAGCATGCCCTCCATTTGCTGATGGTCGGTGATGGTGAGTTGCGAGCCGAGTGCGAGCGGTTGGTTGCTGAGAGTGGGCTGCCGGTGACTTTTGCGGGTTTTCTGAATCAATCCGAAATCGTTGGCTCCTACGTCGCGTGTGACTGTCTCGTATTGCCGTCGGATCATGGTGAGACCTGGGGGCTGGTGGTCAACGAGGCGATGGCGTGTGGACGTCCCGCGATCGTCAGTGATCAAGTTGGCTGTGAGCGAGATTTGATCGTGGAGGGGGAGACCGGGTTCTCGTTCGCATTCGGTGACTGGGATTCGCTGACGCAGAGAATGATGCAGGCCGCGAGCTGCGACGTCGATCTGTCCTCGATGGGTTCGAAGGCGTTTGAACTGATTCGAAAGTACTCTCCATTGGCAGCGGCCGAAGGCATTCGAGATGCTGCGCGTTACGTGGTGCGGTAG
- a CDS encoding putative colanic acid biosynthesis acetyltransferase — protein sequence MNELEPIAENRLQRKWSLRELTGRMLWSLASPLFRFSPRLLWGWRRGMLRLFGAKIGKHVHIHSSVRVFIPWNLTIGDWSSVGFDSVLYNLGPMVIGKRVTISQRSHLCGGSHDHRDATLPLIKASIEIADDVWVCTDAFVGPGVTVGQGAVVGARAVVVRDVDAWAIVAGNPAKQVGTREM from the coding sequence ATGAACGAACTGGAGCCAATTGCCGAAAACCGACTTCAACGTAAATGGTCGTTGCGTGAACTGACGGGACGGATGCTTTGGAGTCTTGCATCACCACTGTTTCGGTTTTCTCCGCGACTGCTTTGGGGTTGGCGCAGAGGAATGCTGCGTCTCTTTGGTGCCAAGATTGGCAAGCATGTCCATATTCATTCCAGCGTTCGCGTGTTCATTCCCTGGAACTTGACGATCGGTGACTGGTCTTCCGTTGGGTTCGACTCGGTGCTGTATAACCTTGGACCAATGGTCATCGGCAAGCGAGTCACGATCTCACAACGTTCCCATCTCTGCGGTGGCAGTCATGACCATCGTGATGCGACGTTGCCGCTGATCAAAGCATCCATCGAGATCGCTGATGACGTTTGGGTTTGCACCGACGCGTTTGTGGGGCCGGGCGTGACCGTTGGGCAGGGCGCGGTTGTGGGCGCAAGGGCCGTCGTTGTGCGAGATGTGGACGCCTGGGCGATCGTGGCTGGGAATCCCGCAAAGCAGGTTGGGACGCGTGAGATGTAG
- a CDS encoding glycosyltransferase family 2 protein, whose translation MITIAIPTYGRDAVLIDSVSALLSLEIRADEILVIDQTPEHDLETQRKLQDWHDLGDIRWIRLETPSITRSMNHALQHAMSELVLFLDDDILPRAEIVAIHSAAHVDDPSLWATVGQVIQPWQKPEDVEAPRKTIGLRIDEDFPFHSTRDMDVQNVMAGNLCVHRQRALSIGGFDENFVGSAYRFETEFARRIGKAGGKIRFLGGAGIDHLRAERGGTRSSGSHLTSADPKHGVGDHYFALLHADSPTEARAYCMKRILREVRTKFHLTHPWWIPVKLVGEIRAYFAAKQLVEKKRVSS comes from the coding sequence ATGATCACGATCGCCATTCCTACGTATGGACGCGACGCGGTGCTCATCGACTCGGTCAGTGCGTTATTGTCACTGGAGATTCGGGCCGATGAAATTCTGGTCATCGATCAGACCCCCGAACACGATCTTGAAACCCAGCGCAAATTGCAAGACTGGCACGACCTCGGAGACATACGATGGATTCGATTGGAGACGCCGTCCATCACGCGATCCATGAACCACGCATTGCAGCATGCCATGTCAGAGTTGGTTCTCTTTCTCGACGATGACATCTTGCCGAGAGCCGAGATTGTTGCGATTCACAGTGCGGCCCACGTTGATGATCCATCACTATGGGCAACGGTGGGACAGGTGATCCAGCCGTGGCAGAAACCCGAGGATGTTGAGGCGCCTCGAAAAACCATAGGACTACGGATCGACGAAGACTTTCCGTTTCATTCCACCCGCGACATGGATGTCCAAAACGTGATGGCTGGCAACCTCTGCGTCCATCGTCAGCGAGCTCTCTCCATCGGCGGCTTTGACGAGAACTTTGTGGGTTCCGCTTATCGGTTTGAGACGGAGTTTGCCCGACGAATCGGAAAAGCGGGTGGCAAGATTCGATTTCTTGGTGGAGCCGGAATCGATCATCTGCGTGCCGAACGAGGCGGAACACGCAGCTCGGGTTCCCACCTCACCAGTGCCGATCCTAAACACGGTGTTGGTGATCACTATTTTGCGTTGCTGCATGCGGATTCGCCCACGGAAGCACGAGCTTATTGCATGAAACGGATTCTGCGGGAAGTGCGTACGAAGTTCCACTTGACTCATCCGTGGTGGATTCCTGTGAAGTTGGTTGGCGAAATAAGAGCGTATTTTGCTGCGAAGCAATTGGTTGAAAAGAAGCGGGTTAGCAGCTAA
- a CDS encoding beta strand repeat-containing protein: MINKLRSLAKSKPRQAKRRKLRRLEQLEARLNLATAAVVLGELRIDGLVTENNNMTVDYAADLYTITDTNPLTLTTPGAGMTQVNANTVTIDGSLVTDRVRVNMRDGMNTVTINGNGGSGWGDEGLRVNNDTRTDELTIIGSGGVNVQTGAGRGQVEILTDLIELGGDIETSDNNLIEFGTDTGDTVDVTNGSFVGASTGAVTFNGPVSSANSSSLGVEGGNVQFLSDATGLDGLSVLAFDLAIFAGNVGSNSSSIEGNTQVSIAGTLTSDTAVLTSPDLNLSTVMVDDLTIEGGALDISGAVAPNVLAGSEVTLRSRVAGNPITVFNTASSPTAPDSLVIDATDIAQFSGYEHLTIGGQKGVTQTSLITLVNNGLSASNLSFPMNASLIAQTIDVNEGIDAGGNTTEFEATTLNLNNGRAFTGLGNIVFEALPAGQGGDGSITVNGRALAVGANVPTLTIAAVTSATILSQMSEFSSIEIEAPTASFNSGISAMTSRGDISFNMASAAGVFGVAGGLFATGSVSVNGDLDLLGDSLLFARGGGAIDVMGNVIGNGNALEIRGLPAMPASLVSLGGASDLARFSVLHNNGVVLGGTIDVNVPGGDVIIRTNGNLSIGGDILSADNVDLIFSTADLAGGDRLIDSIADSRVQLIGDFAGAGTLTVDAGQYIRGGADGGVTIVVV, encoded by the coding sequence ATGATTAACAAACTCCGTTCATTAGCCAAATCCAAACCGCGTCAAGCAAAACGACGCAAGCTTCGCCGACTCGAGCAGTTGGAAGCACGGCTCAATTTGGCCACCGCTGCCGTCGTGTTAGGGGAATTGCGAATCGACGGGTTGGTGACAGAAAACAACAACATGACGGTCGATTATGCGGCCGACCTTTATACGATCACCGATACCAATCCGTTGACTCTGACCACGCCGGGTGCTGGCATGACTCAAGTCAATGCGAACACCGTGACGATTGACGGCTCGTTGGTAACCGATCGAGTTCGAGTCAACATGCGAGACGGCATGAATACGGTTACGATCAATGGAAACGGCGGTTCTGGTTGGGGTGACGAGGGCCTTCGGGTCAACAATGACACAAGAACCGATGAGCTGACGATTATTGGCAGCGGGGGCGTGAACGTGCAGACTGGTGCGGGCCGCGGACAGGTAGAGATTTTGACAGACCTCATTGAACTGGGCGGAGACATTGAGACATCTGATAATAATCTGATTGAATTTGGGACCGACACAGGGGATACAGTCGATGTCACCAATGGCTCTTTTGTAGGCGCAAGCACAGGCGCGGTGACGTTCAACGGTCCGGTTAGCTCCGCCAACAGTTCGAGCTTAGGTGTGGAAGGTGGTAACGTCCAGTTTCTTTCGGACGCGACTGGACTAGATGGCTTAAGCGTCCTTGCATTTGACTTGGCCATTTTCGCTGGTAACGTTGGCTCCAACAGCAGCTCCATCGAGGGAAACACACAAGTCAGCATCGCTGGCACGCTGACAAGTGATACGGCAGTGCTCACCAGCCCTGATCTTAATTTATCAACGGTGATGGTGGACGACCTGACCATCGAGGGCGGGGCCTTGGATATTTCCGGTGCGGTAGCACCGAATGTTCTAGCAGGCAGCGAGGTGACCTTGCGTTCTCGAGTTGCGGGGAATCCGATCACGGTATTCAACACGGCATCCTCCCCCACCGCCCCAGACAGCTTGGTGATTGATGCGACGGACATCGCCCAGTTTTCTGGATACGAACATCTCACAATTGGCGGACAGAAGGGCGTTACGCAAACGTCACTGATTACGTTGGTGAACAATGGGTTGTCGGCTAGCAACCTTTCCTTTCCGATGAACGCTTCGTTGATCGCGCAAACCATCGATGTCAATGAAGGTATTGATGCTGGAGGCAATACGACCGAATTTGAAGCAACCACGTTGAACCTGAACAATGGTCGTGCATTCACTGGGCTGGGAAATATTGTCTTTGAAGCCTTACCGGCGGGCCAGGGAGGCGATGGATCGATCACGGTCAACGGGCGTGCTTTGGCCGTTGGCGCAAACGTTCCTACACTCACTATCGCCGCCGTCACTTCGGCCACGATCCTCTCACAAATGAGTGAATTCAGTTCGATCGAGATCGAAGCTCCAACGGCTTCATTCAATTCGGGCATTTCTGCGATGACCAGTCGGGGCGACATCAGCTTCAACATGGCGAGCGCAGCGGGAGTCTTTGGTGTTGCCGGTGGCCTCTTCGCAACAGGCAGTGTCTCGGTGAATGGAGATTTGGACCTACTGGGTGACAGTTTGTTATTCGCGCGTGGAGGAGGAGCCATTGACGTTATGGGTAACGTCATCGGAAACGGAAATGCACTAGAAATCCGTGGGCTACCAGCGATGCCGGCATCACTTGTTTCCCTTGGCGGAGCGAGCGATTTGGCTAGATTCAGCGTGCTTCATAATAACGGCGTGGTTCTGGGCGGAACCATCGACGTTAACGTGCCCGGTGGCGATGTGATAATCCGAACCAACGGCAATCTGTCGATCGGTGGCGATATCCTCTCCGCGGACAATGTCGACCTCATTTTCAGCACAGCTGATCTGGCTGGTGGAGATCGGCTGATCGACAGCATTGCCGATTCACGCGTTCAACTGATTGGTGACTTCGCCGGCGCTGGCACACTGACGGTTGACGCCGGACAGTACATCCGAGGTGGTGCCGACGGTGGTGTGACCATCGTGGTTGTCTGA
- a CDS encoding tetratricopeptide repeat protein, whose protein sequence is MSNRTIGRFLAVSRSLWRGTRRWLARFFKATMARSGRFFTFGWLRSAGRKWWNLVGGIPILLVALLVGYLAISCSISSENDIRSRYLVHADAAAASGNHKSATLLYERAMEIRELTDPSLFQMAMSALEAGETAKANTIIQKIAPPDEARYARAHFWRASQLLDNPRRTMDDVIAGEDQLKLALQLEPTNDNIRAALATLYFQSGRIDRAAAEFSNITPQHPELELRLAKSLALLKRTDDAKAHGEKALKYLKEQAARDPDNLNARYQLADCYAFLEEFPTSAKILTELIAQSPAKPEFSKALSTVYVKWETSLIGDDIETDRNRFALLAQALSVYSNDIQLFDRLMQLLGKRNEVSEELAAFLNRNIAEGRALGLSHLILGSRGFLDDRVEPSMFHLERAYELMPNAAIVANNFAWYLLNSDPPAPQRALQILGPIIEKSPEVSALRDTRGMAYLAIQEWRKAVADLEFAIENGLRGSVTTHRGLAEAYTQLGLPELAEEHRRIAEKSADQ, encoded by the coding sequence ATGTCAAATCGAACCATCGGTCGCTTCCTGGCAGTTTCCCGATCGCTGTGGCGAGGCACTCGGCGTTGGCTTGCTCGATTCTTCAAAGCCACCATGGCGAGAAGCGGTCGATTCTTTACTTTCGGCTGGCTGCGATCAGCTGGTCGGAAGTGGTGGAATTTGGTCGGCGGAATTCCTATCCTGCTGGTCGCATTATTGGTCGGCTACCTAGCGATCTCATGCTCGATTAGCTCCGAAAACGACATTCGCAGCCGCTATCTCGTGCACGCCGACGCAGCCGCGGCGTCGGGCAACCACAAATCAGCGACATTGCTGTACGAGCGAGCAATGGAAATCCGCGAGCTGACGGATCCATCACTTTTTCAAATGGCAATGTCAGCCTTAGAAGCCGGCGAGACAGCCAAAGCAAATACGATCATCCAAAAAATCGCGCCGCCCGACGAAGCACGCTATGCGAGAGCCCACTTTTGGCGAGCGTCTCAACTGCTCGACAATCCAAGACGCACCATGGATGACGTCATCGCGGGCGAAGATCAATTGAAGCTCGCTTTGCAGCTCGAGCCCACGAACGACAACATCCGCGCCGCGTTGGCCACGCTCTATTTTCAATCAGGACGCATAGATAGGGCCGCAGCCGAATTCTCGAATATCACTCCACAACACCCCGAGTTGGAACTTCGGCTTGCCAAGTCCTTGGCGCTCCTGAAACGAACAGACGATGCCAAAGCTCACGGCGAGAAGGCGTTGAAGTACTTAAAGGAGCAAGCAGCTAGGGACCCCGATAATCTCAACGCAAGGTACCAACTCGCTGATTGTTACGCGTTCCTGGAGGAGTTTCCCACGTCAGCGAAAATCCTGACGGAATTGATCGCTCAGTCACCTGCCAAGCCTGAATTCTCGAAAGCTCTGTCGACCGTCTATGTGAAGTGGGAAACCAGTCTGATTGGGGACGACATCGAAACCGATCGCAATCGCTTCGCGCTGCTCGCCCAGGCGCTATCGGTTTACTCCAACGACATACAACTTTTCGATCGCTTGATGCAGTTGCTCGGGAAGCGAAACGAAGTTTCCGAGGAGTTGGCTGCGTTTCTGAATCGAAACATCGCCGAAGGGCGAGCGTTAGGATTGAGCCACCTGATCCTGGGGTCCCGAGGTTTTCTGGACGACCGTGTTGAGCCCTCGATGTTTCATTTGGAGCGTGCCTACGAATTGATGCCAAATGCAGCCATCGTCGCCAACAACTTCGCATGGTATTTGCTCAATTCTGACCCTCCAGCACCACAGCGAGCCCTGCAAATCCTTGGGCCGATCATCGAGAAAAGCCCTGAGGTGAGTGCGTTGCGGGATACCCGTGGAATGGCCTATCTGGCAATCCAAGAATGGCGAAAAGCCGTCGCGGATCTGGAATTTGCGATCGAGAATGGCCTAAGAGGCAGTGTCACCACTCACCGGGGACTCGCCGAAGCCTACACGCAGCTCGGATTACCGGAACTCGCCGAAGAACACCGCAGAATTGCTGAAAAATCAGCCGATCAATGA